From one Sphingomonas naphthae genomic stretch:
- a CDS encoding relaxase/mobilization nuclease domain-containing protein — translation MDDDDDVLPLPGLMEAWRPPSGGKRMLRGATLRIPAAGKGGPGRAAKLTQAQARAKLERIVRKAPEVMVKISGKQRGAAHLAEHFHYISRHGKLAVRSSEGEQITDVARLKAIAQDWQMLDEAMNEHGRDRPTSMSMVLSMPGGTTDAATIHDAVQAFARVELEGQFSYMVALHTDTANPHVHLTVATQGIDGTRFNPRKADLHHWRESFAHELRQRGVAAEATPRRARGHVQKRVRSPALHLEARTAGQGRQMDIDRLTEDRAAAFAHAQFPERRVEDVLALGRQKQIRGAYADAAAALAATGKEADLALADDIAAFVAEMPPAVSRRLQRAREILLGERAQGTPARGIRADEGDVRNGADPDLTTPKPRDRDR, via the coding sequence GTGGATGACGATGATGACGTCCTGCCGCTTCCCGGTCTGATGGAGGCGTGGCGACCGCCTTCGGGCGGCAAGCGGATGCTCCGTGGCGCCACCCTGCGGATCCCGGCGGCGGGTAAGGGTGGGCCAGGGCGCGCGGCCAAGCTGACCCAGGCGCAGGCGCGCGCCAAGCTCGAGCGGATCGTGCGCAAGGCGCCCGAGGTCATGGTCAAGATTTCGGGCAAGCAGCGTGGGGCGGCCCATCTCGCCGAGCATTTTCACTATATCTCGCGCCATGGGAAACTGGCCGTGCGCAGCAGCGAGGGCGAACAGATCACGGATGTCGCGCGTCTGAAGGCGATCGCCCAGGACTGGCAGATGCTCGACGAGGCGATGAACGAGCATGGCCGCGATCGGCCGACCTCGATGTCGATGGTGCTGTCGATGCCTGGCGGCACGACCGATGCCGCCACGATCCATGATGCCGTCCAGGCTTTCGCGCGCGTCGAGCTAGAAGGGCAATTCAGCTATATGGTTGCGCTCCATACCGACACGGCCAATCCGCATGTTCATCTGACTGTGGCGACCCAGGGAATCGATGGCACACGCTTCAATCCGCGCAAGGCTGACCTGCATCATTGGCGTGAAAGCTTTGCCCATGAACTGCGCCAGCGCGGCGTTGCAGCCGAGGCGACGCCCCGCCGCGCGCGCGGCCATGTCCAGAAGCGGGTGCGTTCGCCCGCCTTGCATCTTGAAGCGCGCACCGCGGGGCAAGGGCGACAAATGGATATCGACCGTTTGACCGAGGACAGGGCGGCCGCGTTCGCGCATGCCCAGTTTCCCGAGCGACGCGTCGAGGACGTGCTGGCGCTGGGCCGGCAGAAACAGATCCGTGGCGCCTATGCCGACGCCGCTGCGGCTTTGGCGGCGACAGGTAAAGAGGCAGACCTCGCCCTGGCGGACGATATTGCAGCGTTCGTCGCGGAGATGCCGCCGGCGGTGTCGCGGCGGCTGCAACGCGCACGAGAGATCCTGTTGGGAGAGCGTGCGCAGGGGACGCCGGCTCGTGGCATCCGAGCCGACGAGGGTGACGTGCGGAACGGGGCCGACCCGGATCTTACGACGCCCAAACCTCGCGACCGCGATCGTTAG
- a CDS encoding helix-turn-helix domain-containing protein: MARKIAHASELLARSDLPTERVAAAAGFRNTAQLRRYFQQLKGQTPRDFRRQPQ; the protein is encoded by the coding sequence ATGGCACGCAAGATCGCGCACGCCAGCGAACTGCTGGCTCGTAGCGACCTGCCGACAGAGCGCGTGGCGGCCGCTGCCGGCTTTCGCAACACCGCGCAGTTGCGCCGGTATTTCCAGCAACTCAAGGGGCAGACGCCGCGCGACTTTCGCAGGCAACCCCAATAG
- a CDS encoding LPD7 domain-containing protein produces the protein MADKDKNPAPPKSPANTVALDASSPARAIKGGTAEAPSKPDPSIGQALPGPNAALPSREKSEKAGAVRSVDQGDMPDTVRKRYYSDKAKWSGDAIFFTSPETKDPAFRDQGRRLVTATESQEVVKDLVAIAQHRGWEQIHVTGSEAFRRAAWLEASRQGIEVRGFKPNERDIQELDRVRAAASRNSITPSVKAHREAEPGADRSAASARPSPSARTDMGSPGRPGQDNDRAARSQLRVIEAVIRRTLFDNPEAIGRVMSVAQAQFDAHVAAGRPIRPAQVRQVENRERQAPGDRATAQTSPSRETPGRAPRPPQRSRSR, from the coding sequence ATGGCCGATAAGGACAAGAATCCGGCGCCTCCCAAAAGCCCCGCCAATACCGTCGCGCTCGATGCCTCTTCGCCTGCGCGCGCCATCAAAGGCGGCACCGCTGAGGCCCCGTCGAAACCGGACCCATCGATCGGCCAGGCACTGCCCGGACCCAATGCCGCCCTCCCGTCACGCGAAAAAAGCGAAAAGGCAGGTGCGGTTCGATCCGTCGACCAGGGCGATATGCCGGATACCGTTCGCAAGCGCTATTACAGCGACAAGGCCAAGTGGTCGGGTGACGCCATATTCTTCACGTCCCCCGAAACAAAGGATCCCGCCTTTCGCGACCAGGGCCGCCGCCTGGTCACAGCGACCGAAAGCCAGGAAGTGGTCAAGGATCTGGTGGCGATCGCCCAGCATCGCGGGTGGGAACAGATCCACGTCACCGGCTCGGAAGCATTCCGACGCGCCGCCTGGCTCGAAGCCAGCCGGCAAGGGATCGAGGTTCGCGGTTTCAAGCCGAACGAACGAGACATTCAGGAACTCGATCGGGTTCGTGCAGCCGCCAGTCGCAACAGTATCACGCCTTCGGTCAAGGCACACAGGGAGGCTGAACCGGGAGCCGATCGCTCGGCCGCCAGTGCCCGACCCTCACCGTCGGCGCGCACCGATATGGGTTCGCCCGGTCGACCCGGTCAGGACAATGACCGTGCGGCGCGGAGCCAGCTTCGGGTCATTGAGGCCGTTATTCGCCGCACCCTGTTCGACAATCCCGAAGCGATCGGACGCGTGATGTCGGTTGCGCAGGCCCAGTTCGATGCGCATGTCGCGGCCGGTCGGCCCATCCGACCCGCACAGGTTCGGCAAGTCGAAAATCGGGAGCGCCAAGCGCCGGGAGATCGGGCCACAGCTCAGACATCGCCGAGCCGCGAAACGCCGGGCCGGGCGCCTCGACCGCCCCAGCGCAGTCGAAGTCGGTAG
- a CDS encoding type IV secretory system conjugative DNA transfer family protein, which translates to MLALAILMAWIAGTLLIALIGLRQIGPQMQVSALPAWLWYYREDPLLFLWLKRGALICGGIIVLAALVILRRRRPLHGEARFAREAEIRREQLRSTTGIIVGQKGGRYLVFGGTEHVLLEAPTRAGKGVGVVIPNLLSWPDSVVVLDVKRENWELTAGFRARHGQRVHLFDPLDPESRSARYNPLSYIERTDDIDVVNELQKIAGMLFPAPEKSDPFWAEAARGAFVGVGALVAANPALPFTIGEIYRRLTAGDPKVELPRALEEAERVGQRLSQACRSALSDFTSASDNTFSGIKQTITSKLNLWLNPYVDAATSETDFDLRQVRRERMSIYLGVSPDNIDRIAPVYNLFLQQLVDLNTRELPESGGRIPVLILLDEFARLGKAPVIASAFSYVAGYGLRLLPVIQSRSQPRAIYGPDVTDEIIANCGLEIIFTPKELKVANELSDRLGFFTMNVKSKSRTIHGMLANRSISESDQRRALMMPQELMQMPKSELLLLRGGIPPVRGRKIEYFRVRRFTNRISPPPKVAPRAITNAPAHAPSAASGQASPGNDPLVRAREGKIAALRSDPANTAMEEDIIMTRPMSDPEISGEFEITDDMLVLGDLADLPAPGDEAAAIAFVMAMSARAVGEGGTIAASDMTHIQERSDNGR; encoded by the coding sequence ATGCTCGCTCTCGCCATCCTGATGGCATGGATAGCGGGCACGCTGCTCATCGCATTGATCGGCCTGCGCCAGATCGGTCCACAGATGCAGGTGAGCGCGCTGCCCGCCTGGCTCTGGTATTATCGCGAGGATCCGCTGCTGTTCCTCTGGCTAAAGCGCGGCGCGCTCATCTGTGGGGGGATCATCGTGCTGGCGGCGCTGGTGATCCTGCGCCGACGTCGACCGCTCCACGGCGAGGCGCGATTTGCGCGGGAAGCCGAGATCCGGCGTGAACAGCTGCGCAGCACCACCGGCATCATCGTTGGGCAGAAGGGCGGGCGCTATCTCGTCTTCGGCGGCACCGAGCATGTGCTGCTCGAAGCGCCGACCCGGGCCGGCAAAGGCGTCGGCGTCGTCATCCCGAACCTGCTCAGCTGGCCGGACTCGGTGGTCGTTCTCGATGTGAAGCGCGAGAATTGGGAACTCACCGCAGGATTCAGAGCCAGGCATGGGCAGAGGGTTCATCTGTTCGATCCTCTTGACCCGGAAAGCCGCTCGGCGCGCTATAATCCGCTCAGCTATATCGAACGCACGGACGACATCGATGTCGTCAACGAGTTGCAGAAGATTGCTGGCATGCTGTTTCCCGCACCCGAGAAATCCGATCCCTTCTGGGCTGAGGCGGCGCGCGGCGCCTTTGTTGGGGTGGGCGCGCTGGTGGCGGCGAACCCTGCCCTGCCCTTCACCATCGGCGAGATTTATCGCAGGCTGACGGCCGGAGACCCCAAGGTCGAATTGCCCCGCGCCCTGGAGGAAGCCGAACGGGTCGGCCAGCGGCTGAGCCAGGCCTGCCGCTCCGCACTCAGCGACTTCACCTCCGCGTCCGACAACACCTTTTCGGGCATCAAGCAGACGATCACCTCCAAACTCAACCTCTGGCTCAACCCCTATGTCGATGCCGCCACGTCGGAGACCGACTTCGACCTGCGCCAGGTCCGCCGCGAGCGCATGTCGATCTATCTTGGCGTGTCGCCGGACAATATCGACCGGATCGCGCCGGTCTATAACCTGTTTCTCCAGCAGCTGGTCGACCTCAACACACGCGAGCTGCCCGAAAGCGGCGGCCGCATCCCGGTCCTGATCCTTCTCGATGAGTTTGCCCGGTTGGGCAAAGCGCCCGTGATCGCCTCGGCCTTTTCCTATGTCGCTGGCTATGGGTTGCGGCTTCTGCCGGTCATCCAGAGCCGCTCGCAACCGCGCGCAATCTATGGCCCCGATGTGACCGACGAGATCATCGCCAATTGCGGGCTCGAAATCATATTCACGCCGAAGGAACTCAAGGTCGCGAACGAGCTGTCCGACCGGCTCGGCTTCTTCACCATGAACGTCAAATCGAAGAGCCGCACGATCCACGGCATGCTGGCCAACCGGAGCATCTCGGAATCCGATCAGCGCCGCGCGCTGATGATGCCGCAGGAACTGATGCAGATGCCCAAGAGCGAGCTTCTCCTCCTTCGTGGCGGTATCCCGCCCGTCCGCGGCCGCAAAATCGAATATTTCCGCGTGCGGCGCTTTACCAACCGCATCAGCCCGCCGCCCAAAGTGGCACCGCGCGCCATCACGAACGCCCCGGCACATGCCCCCTCGGCGGCATCAGGGCAGGCATCGCCGGGAAACGATCCGCTGGTTCGCGCGCGCGAAGGCAAGATTGCAGCCTTGCGATCCGATCCCGCAAACACAGCCATGGAAGAGGACATAATCATGACCCGTCCCATGTCCGACCCCGAGATTTCCGGCGAGTTTGAAATCACCGACGACATGCTGGTGCTCGGCGATCTCGCCGATCTTCCGGCGCCCGGCGACGAAGCCGCCGCCATTGCATTTGTGATGGCGATGAGCGCGCGAGCGGTTGGCGAGGGGGGCACCATCGCGGCCTCCGACATGACCCACATACAGGAAAGGTCCGATAATGGCCGATAA
- the virB11 gene encoding P-type DNA transfer ATPase VirB11, producing the protein MRDTAVLRHYLAPIQPLLVPTDVTELVINRPGEVGIEDRQGWHWRDVPELDSEWLATLAVAAASFTHQDVNAEMPICSTILPGGERCQIVIPSVTPTGAPSFTIRKPSLVTLAIDDLAGAGLFSGTRSAARGLGAVDSELIALRDAGDWPAFFRVAVAARKNVLVSGATGSGKTTFAKALIRLIPSEERLLTIEDTRELVVEHRNVVHMVYSSEQQGLAKVGPKQLLESALRMRPDRILLQELRDGTAFFYLRNVNSGHPGSITTVHAGSAAGAFEQLTLLVKESEGGRDLARDDIRGLLRMLIDVVVQTRKHRGQFEVEEVYFEPFGGHPAAG; encoded by the coding sequence ATGCGCGATACGGCGGTCCTTCGGCACTATCTTGCACCAATCCAGCCCCTGCTGGTGCCAACGGACGTGACCGAACTCGTCATCAACCGTCCCGGCGAGGTCGGCATCGAGGATCGCCAGGGTTGGCACTGGCGTGATGTCCCCGAACTCGACAGCGAGTGGCTGGCGACCCTTGCGGTCGCTGCCGCCAGCTTCACGCATCAGGACGTCAACGCCGAGATGCCGATCTGCTCGACGATCCTGCCCGGCGGCGAGCGATGCCAGATCGTCATTCCCTCCGTTACGCCCACAGGCGCGCCATCCTTTACGATCCGCAAGCCATCGCTCGTCACGCTCGCGATCGATGATCTCGCCGGCGCCGGCTTGTTTTCCGGCACGCGGTCCGCTGCGCGAGGGTTGGGCGCGGTCGATAGCGAGCTTATCGCACTGCGCGACGCTGGCGACTGGCCGGCCTTTTTTCGCGTCGCGGTTGCAGCGCGGAAGAATGTGCTGGTCAGCGGCGCCACCGGTTCGGGCAAGACAACCTTTGCAAAGGCCTTGATCCGCCTCATCCCATCCGAAGAGCGCCTGCTGACGATCGAGGACACCCGCGAGCTGGTCGTCGAACATCGCAATGTCGTCCACATGGTCTATTCCAGCGAACAACAGGGCCTCGCCAAGGTAGGACCGAAGCAACTGCTCGAGAGCGCGCTACGGATGCGCCCCGATCGCATCCTGCTCCAGGAGCTGCGGGACGGCACGGCGTTCTTCTATCTGCGCAACGTGAACTCGGGCCATCCCGGCTCGATCACCACGGTCCATGCTGGCTCGGCTGCAGGCGCATTCGAGCAGCTGACCTTGCTGGTGAAGGAATCCGAAGGCGGCCGGGACCTGGCGCGTGACGATATTCGCGGCCTGCTGCGGATGCTGATCGATGTGGTGGTCCAGACACGCAAGCATCGAGGCCAGTTCGAGGTCGAGGAGGTCTATTTTGAACCCTTTGGTGGACATCCGGCTGCCGGCTAG
- the virB10 gene encoding type IV secretion system protein VirB10: MMPAKRNTALIFAGTAMVLGILWVNSGTKTTSGVGVMATSDAARQRPDLTARETVAYDAVAPQPKPLGTGDPNAPVLNPNVPAGSPLAGPDGQVVPAMQLGATPPGASQQHVSIADQARRSTLIAYGGQDRTAGAAPSPGDGQPTGAPGTADGSEAGADRPGGAPNALDMLRQSSAVGEARASMLPNRNFLITAGTLIPCTLQTAMNSAQPGYTSCIIPRDIYSENGRVILMEKGTRVLGEYRGGLQQGQNRLFVLWTRAVTPQGVRIDLASPGSDALGRAGMAGAVDTFFWARFGGALLLSLVDDAAYIAGQAAAGGNNNFTNTTRTPSEGASIALQNSINIRPVLKKNQGEEVGIFVAKDFNFADVYNLELRR, encoded by the coding sequence ATGATGCCGGCGAAACGTAACACGGCGCTGATCTTCGCCGGCACCGCGATGGTGCTTGGCATCCTCTGGGTCAATTCGGGCACGAAGACGACATCGGGCGTGGGCGTCATGGCGACATCCGACGCAGCGCGGCAACGGCCCGACCTCACCGCCCGCGAAACCGTCGCTTATGATGCCGTCGCACCGCAGCCCAAGCCGCTCGGCACCGGTGATCCGAACGCGCCGGTGCTCAATCCGAATGTGCCCGCCGGCTCTCCGCTTGCCGGGCCGGACGGACAAGTCGTACCGGCCATGCAGCTTGGAGCGACACCCCCCGGGGCAAGCCAGCAACATGTCAGCATCGCGGACCAGGCGCGCCGATCGACGCTGATCGCTTATGGCGGGCAGGATCGGACAGCAGGCGCCGCCCCCTCTCCCGGAGACGGGCAACCGACCGGTGCTCCTGGCACAGCCGACGGCTCCGAGGCAGGCGCCGATCGCCCCGGCGGCGCGCCCAATGCGCTCGACATGCTGCGGCAAAGTTCGGCGGTGGGAGAAGCCCGCGCTTCGATGCTGCCGAACCGCAATTTCCTGATCACGGCCGGCACACTCATCCCCTGCACCTTGCAGACCGCGATGAACTCGGCGCAGCCCGGCTACACGTCCTGCATCATCCCGCGCGACATTTACTCCGAAAATGGCCGTGTGATCCTGATGGAAAAGGGCACAAGGGTACTCGGCGAATATCGCGGCGGCCTGCAACAAGGGCAGAACCGCCTTTTCGTCCTGTGGACACGCGCGGTCACGCCGCAGGGCGTGCGCATCGATCTCGCTTCGCCAGGATCGGACGCCCTCGGGCGCGCCGGCATGGCGGGCGCGGTCGACACCTTTTTCTGGGCGCGTTTCGGCGGCGCGCTCCTGCTCTCATTGGTCGATGATGCCGCTTATATTGCCGGACAGGCGGCTGCGGGCGGCAACAATAATTTCACCAACACGACCCGCACGCCGAGCGAGGGCGCGAGCATCGCTCTCCAGAACAGCATCAACATTCGTCCGGTCCTGAAAAAGAATCAGGGCGAAGAGGTCGGCATCTTCGTGGCGAAGGATTTCAACTTCGCCGACGTTTATAATCTCGAGCTGCGGCGCTAG
- the virB9 gene encoding P-type conjugative transfer protein VirB9 produces the protein MKYATAFIAACLLASPALAVDVLRGSTADPRVKFVDYEETQVYRVVGTFRTATQIVLGSDETIQHVALGDTVSWEVAVAGHILFLKPRERAGPTNLIVTTNRAGEMRSYAFELTARSGPIGTRSANTYFQVRFRYPRDEAERAKRLQAMQAAQQIARAEAGVIRSALDHGVIEGPRNLNYKVQGASDLQPSEISDNGQFTVLRFPANREIPAIYLVRPDGTETLVPFDVRDEFVVVHLVAAQLRLRRNGEVLCIYNQAQTSYGVDYGTNTGSPHVERTLQDPKE, from the coding sequence GTGAAGTATGCCACCGCATTCATCGCAGCATGCCTGCTCGCGTCGCCTGCCCTTGCAGTCGATGTCCTGCGGGGAAGCACCGCCGACCCGCGCGTCAAGTTCGTCGACTATGAGGAAACCCAGGTCTATCGCGTGGTCGGCACGTTTCGGACGGCCACCCAGATCGTCCTCGGCAGTGACGAGACGATCCAGCATGTCGCGCTCGGCGATACCGTTTCGTGGGAAGTCGCCGTCGCCGGCCATATCCTCTTCCTGAAGCCGCGCGAGCGCGCCGGACCCACCAATCTGATCGTGACCACCAATCGGGCGGGCGAGATGCGCAGCTACGCCTTCGAGTTGACGGCGCGCAGCGGACCGATCGGCACACGCTCGGCCAATACCTATTTCCAGGTCCGCTTCCGCTATCCCCGCGATGAGGCGGAACGCGCGAAGCGACTGCAGGCTATGCAGGCAGCACAGCAGATCGCCCGCGCCGAAGCGGGCGTGATCCGCAGCGCGCTGGATCATGGGGTGATCGAGGGGCCACGTAACCTCAACTACAAGGTCCAGGGCGCCAGCGACCTTCAGCCGTCCGAAATCTCCGACAATGGCCAGTTCACGGTCTTGCGATTTCCCGCGAACCGCGAGATCCCCGCCATCTATCTTGTCCGCCCCGACGGCACCGAAACGCTCGTACCGTTCGACGTGCGCGACGAATTCGTCGTCGTGCATCTCGTCGCGGCTCAGTTGCGCCTGCGCCGCAACGGCGAAGTCCTGTGCATCTATAATCAGGCGCAAACCTCTTACGGCGTCGACTATGGGACCAACACCGGTTCGCCCCATGTCGAACGCACCCTTCAGGATCCCAAGGAGTGA
- a CDS encoding virB8 family protein, producing MKESVPGKGIAAYFDDARTWDQDRIRSALRSARIAWTVAGVASVLTAASVFAVAALTPLKTVVPYVIRVNQVTGAVDIQTALTQKPMQYDEAVTKFFLAQYVRARESWLPAAAEENFRSVTILSQPGEQQRWGRFFSNSNANSPQTVWGKNTVVQARVRNISFINNKVANVRFTRTVQTETDTQSTDWIATITFAYTNAPMSEGDRYRNPLGFQVENYRADPEVVR from the coding sequence ATGAAGGAATCCGTTCCGGGAAAGGGCATCGCTGCCTATTTCGATGATGCCAGGACATGGGATCAGGACCGTATCCGTTCCGCCCTACGATCGGCGCGCATTGCCTGGACAGTGGCAGGCGTGGCGAGCGTCCTCACGGCCGCGTCCGTCTTCGCCGTCGCCGCCTTGACCCCCCTCAAGACGGTCGTTCCCTATGTCATCCGGGTAAACCAAGTGACGGGCGCCGTCGACATCCAGACGGCTCTCACGCAGAAGCCGATGCAATATGATGAGGCCGTGACGAAATTCTTCCTCGCCCAATATGTAAGGGCGCGGGAGAGTTGGTTGCCGGCCGCCGCTGAAGAAAATTTCCGCTCCGTCACCATCCTGTCGCAGCCCGGTGAACAGCAGCGCTGGGGCCGCTTCTTCAGCAACAGCAATGCGAACAGTCCCCAGACCGTCTGGGGCAAGAACACGGTTGTACAGGCCCGGGTCCGCAACATCTCTTTCATCAACAACAAGGTGGCCAATGTGCGCTTCACGCGCACGGTCCAGACCGAGACCGACACGCAGTCGACTGACTGGATCGCCACGATCACCTTCGCTTACACTAATGCGCCGATGTCGGAAGGAGACCGATATCGCAATCCACTCGGCTTTCAGGTTGAGAACTACCGGGCCGATCCGGAGGTGGTCCGGTGA
- a CDS encoding type IV secretion system protein yields the protein MATGLFSTLYTNIDGKLDLFLNERLNNVIDVVRGPLALGLVIYIGLFGYMVMRGIVSEPWGELFYRMVKLCLLYLAATTVAYSDWVTQPLFHGMPDTISQALAGKTVSTVGGVFDDYYAQSDAIVARIETEAAIYSDINPYKLVLYLVSLVLKALAGLSAAIGFAITVFAKVALALVIALGPIFIALSLFETTRRMFHGWLSQAFNYIVLMAVIIAITALITDLGNAATVASEGVGDAALGAVLFAAYIFLGTIFFFQAPAIATGIAGGAAAGVGAFAGTAWGTMASPFRQRRSMQNSRNLERAAQRGGSIRAA from the coding sequence ATGGCTACGGGATTATTTTCGACGCTCTACACAAATATAGATGGAAAGCTCGACCTCTTCCTCAATGAACGCCTGAACAATGTCATCGATGTAGTTCGCGGACCGCTGGCGCTCGGTTTAGTGATATACATTGGGCTCTTCGGTTACATGGTCATGCGTGGCATCGTTAGTGAGCCTTGGGGCGAGCTATTTTACCGCATGGTGAAATTATGTTTGCTGTATCTCGCGGCTACAACCGTCGCTTATTCAGACTGGGTCACGCAGCCACTCTTTCACGGAATGCCTGACACCATTTCCCAAGCGCTAGCTGGAAAGACGGTTTCGACAGTCGGCGGCGTTTTCGATGATTACTATGCCCAATCTGATGCGATCGTTGCTCGCATAGAAACCGAAGCAGCAATTTACAGCGATATAAATCCCTACAAGCTGGTCCTATATTTGGTTAGCTTGGTACTGAAGGCTCTCGCCGGGCTCTCAGCTGCGATTGGCTTCGCAATAACTGTTTTTGCGAAGGTGGCACTTGCGTTAGTTATCGCGCTCGGACCAATATTTATTGCTTTATCTTTATTCGAAACGACACGCCGTATGTTTCATGGCTGGCTGAGTCAGGCGTTTAACTACATCGTTTTGATGGCTGTCATCATCGCAATCACCGCACTTATAACTGATTTGGGCAATGCGGCGACCGTAGCATCCGAAGGAGTGGGTGACGCAGCTTTGGGCGCCGTTCTGTTCGCCGCCTACATCTTCCTCGGCACCATATTCTTCTTCCAGGCCCCTGCGATCGCGACCGGCATTGCGGGTGGAGCCGCAGCTGGCGTCGGCGCGTTCGCCGGTACGGCCTGGGGCACAATGGCATCACCCTTCCGCCAACGCCGCAGCATGCAGAATAGCCGCAACCTCGAACGGGCGGCCCAGCGCGGCGGCTCGATCCGAGCCGCATGA
- a CDS encoding EexN family lipoprotein gives MSAQCRAVLGCFLLLLGGCHEQPRGKDYLRAHPDELAELLKVCADGTHGNTQECSNAESMKTLNQKLRALSH, from the coding sequence ATGAGCGCCCAATGCCGAGCCGTGCTCGGATGCTTTCTGCTTCTTTTGGGAGGCTGCCATGAGCAGCCTAGAGGCAAGGACTACCTTCGCGCTCATCCCGACGAATTAGCTGAACTTCTAAAGGTATGCGCTGACGGCACTCACGGAAACACCCAAGAATGCTCAAACGCGGAGAGCATGAAAACGCTTAATCAAAAACTACGCGCACTCTCACACTGA
- a CDS encoding type IV secretion system protein → MRRFVGAACTGVALLMASPVLAQGIPVYDSSGYLQALATVKNTLSMIDQGKEQIAEAQQLYASLNKVTNVNTIAPSLSTDAARHLLPSEARDIQRLMSSNNGGLGALGTAADRIRSSNRIELPALRPDATEYERSARTAIDRNGDYAARDAAVAEAAYSTTAQRTAGLEDLRGSLDSASDAKQVMDIQARIGVENAHIQNDAVQLQALQMRQQAGEQLRSQRESDEILARKLESLGK, encoded by the coding sequence ATGCGCAGATTTGTAGGAGCAGCATGCACGGGCGTGGCGCTGCTGATGGCGTCGCCGGTTCTGGCCCAGGGCATCCCGGTCTATGATTCCTCTGGCTATCTTCAGGCATTGGCCACTGTCAAAAACACCCTGTCGATGATCGACCAGGGCAAAGAGCAGATCGCGGAAGCGCAGCAACTCTATGCCAGCCTCAACAAAGTGACGAACGTCAACACGATAGCCCCAAGTCTTTCGACCGACGCCGCGCGCCATCTCCTCCCAAGCGAAGCCCGTGACATTCAGCGCCTCATGTCTTCGAACAATGGGGGTTTGGGTGCCCTTGGCACGGCCGCCGATCGCATCCGCTCATCGAATCGTATCGAGCTGCCCGCCCTGCGGCCGGATGCGACCGAATATGAGCGCTCCGCGCGTACCGCAATCGACCGCAATGGCGACTATGCGGCGCGCGATGCGGCCGTCGCGGAAGCCGCATATAGCACCACGGCACAGCGGACAGCTGGTTTGGAGGACCTACGCGGCTCCCTCGATTCCGCCTCCGATGCCAAGCAGGTGATGGATATTCAGGCACGGATCGGGGTCGAAAACGCTCATATCCAGAATGATGCGGTGCAGCTTCAAGCATTGCAGATGCGACAGCAGGCTGGCGAACAACTTCGCTCTCAGCGTGAGAGCGATGAGATTTTAGCGCGAAAGCTAGAAAGCCTCGGCAAATGA